Below is a window of Populus trichocarpa isolate Nisqually-1 chromosome 3, P.trichocarpa_v4.1, whole genome shotgun sequence DNA.
AACATTTGCTAACCCACTGagatctttagataatctttcaCTCAAATTCAAAGGATGCTAATAAAGTGGGTTTTTATAAGTATAGAACTCTTATTTTAAAGATTAGAGAATTATTGAGTAGAGACGGAATTATTAGAATTAAACATACATTTAGAGAGGCTAATTTCtatgttgattttatatatagcaAAGCTTGCTATTTCCTCCGACTATGGTTTGATGATCGGGGATGAGCCTCCTCAAGGCTTGCAACAGCTTATTCTAGCAAATATCATGGGAATTAATTAGCTTTTCTAGAgctgtttagttttttttttctttgtttccatTGTAACAGGACAAAAAACCCACTCTTTAGATTGAAAGAACTACAACGAaactttcatagaaaaaaaaaaccttgaatgaaacttaaataaattgatattcaaCAAATAAATCGGGAACCAAGAAACACATGTGAAGATAGCGCCCCACCTTCAACAAAATTGGTAGCGTTTAATTAGTGttttgatacaaaaaataaataaaaagaaattaaataatgatagaaaagatatatttttatatattttttatgttttgaaaataaaataaaaattattttaaaacagttacataaatagatttattttgcATCTATTTCTCTTAAACTAAATATCTTTTtgtctctttgtatttttccctCCAAACACTAATCAAATGCAAGTGGCCAAATAAAACCcgctttatatttttaaagatcttcactatccaaataaacaatttatctatttatttatttttaaaaatgtttgtcCTGAGCCTGCtattaatgatgaaaaaatttatctaagataagataattaatttagtacatattttaatataaaatatcaacttCCAACTAGTAATACGTGATTATTAATTCATAGTAGAGGTATTTCTCGCAAAAatcaagaagagagaaaatagttATCACTTGAAACGATTATCTCAATCAAACTCTAACACACAAATCTCAACTCAAATTGATTTCAAAACTACTCTACGTAAACACACGCATTATAGAACTGGATGGAAAGTGTATATGTAAGCTATCGAGATTTTTCCAAGATACAGAAACACATACGATTTTAATTTCGGATAAATCAATTATAATACTATCATCATAAGAATTAGCAAGAAGTAGAGATATAGTTAATCAAGTATAACATCAACATAAGAATTAGCAAGAAGTAGAGATATATAGTTAAATCAGCTCACCTTATATCTCCTCTATGAATATATAAGTATCTCTTTTTATTCTAATTCACTGCCTTTAATTACTCCCCTCTCATTGAGTCGTTTCACAAATTTCATCCAAGtcaaatctataaataaataaataaaaaggaagaatgGCCGGAGGGGCTTTTGCTCCAACATCTGGTGGAAAGGAAAGGAATACCCTGGAAAGTTTACTGGCAGGGtgttattaacatgtatttttgcAGCTACAGGAGATCTGATTTTTGGTTATGATCTTGGTATTTCAGGTATGTGATGGCCCTTATCGTATAGCTTTAATTAGGCTTTGAAAATCTATGAAGTATTACTctggcaacaaaaaaaataaaaaacataatatttttttttaaaccagggatgttcgggtcagtttacgcgtaccacgactaatccccggacccactgaacaccctgcaagcccagtaaacAGGTAAAGCATCGCGAGGGTAACAAGCGTGCACGCTAAGACTTGAACCCAAGATGCTGAGGTAGGAAAATCCTGCCAAGACCGCTGGACCATTAGCCTCGGTgcaacataattattatttgtacaGGTGGTGTAACATCTATGGATGTTTTCTTGAAGAAATTCTTTCCTGACGTTTACAAGAGGGAGTCCTCTGTCAAACCGTCAGATGATCAATACTGCAAGTTTGATAGCCAGATATTGACGTTGTTTACTTCGTCACTATATCTATCTGCCCTTGTTTCGTCCATATTTGCATCCATGGCAACTCGCAAGTATGGACGGAGACCTACGATGATGACTAGTGGCTTACTTTTCGCTGCTGGTGCTATCGTTAATGGCTTAGCCATGAATGTTCCCATGCTTATTATTGGTCGGCTGTTACTTGGTTTCGGCATTGGATGCGCCAATCAggtaaaattattcttttcaagTTTGTTCTATTTTAACTATCATTATCATTTAGCAATAAAatgtgtatatattatattgaaaaCCCCGAAATCTTAAACtcccaagattttttttatgatatttaatgttttatatatgttcatacatatatacatacatatatacagTTAATGTTTTATACTTGTTCTTGTATACAGTCAGTGCCAATTTATCTCTCTGAAGTGGCTCCCTATAAATATCGAGGTGCTCTCAATATGACGTTCCAATTGTTTATCACAATTGGTATTCTCATCGccaattttttgaattttgccTTTGCTAAGTGGATTGAAGGAGAAATGGCATGGCGCTTGAACTTGGGTGGCGTTATAGTTCCTGGTCTGATAATTTTTATTGGATCATGCCTTCTTCCTGATACTCCGAATTCCGAGATAGAACGGGGCAATTATGATAGAGCTAAAGAACAACTTCTTAAGCTCCGCAAAGTTGATAATGTTGATGAGGAGTTCAATGATCTTGTCGAGGCTAGTGAGAAAGCAAAACTGGTCCAACATGCTTGGTTAAACATATTTGAAAGGAAGTATAGGCCTCAGCTTTTCTTTGCGTTCTGCATTCCCATGTTTCAACAACTCACTGGCATGAACGTGATCGTGTTTTATGCACCTATTCTGTTCAAAACCATTGGTTTTGGGAGCAatgcttctcttttttcttctctcattaCTGGTATTGTTAACATGCTTGCaacttttgtttcaatttcaacgGTGGATAAGTTTGGAAGGAAAAAGCTTTTCCTCTACGGTGGTCTCCAAATGCTCGTTTCCCAGGTTTGTTACCACATCTCTTCTTTCCACTATACATTCGAGATTCCCATTTATCTTTCTTCAATTCTTTGCGTTTCTGAAATGCACGCGGCTCATAAGTtttgctcttttatttttttcgcttATTTTGTAGATTGTCATAACAATTGCCATTGCTATGAAGTTCGGATTGAGTGGAAACCCAGGTGTGATTTCTAATGGATATGCTTATACCGTGGTAGTCTTCATATGTGTTTATGTTGCCGCCTTTGCTTGGTCATGGGGACCTCTAGGTTGGTTAGTGCCTAGTGA
It encodes the following:
- the LOC7479257 gene encoding LOW QUALITY PROTEIN: sugar transport protein 12 (The sequence of the model RefSeq protein was modified relative to this genomic sequence to represent the inferred CDS: deleted 2 bases in 1 codon), with amino-acid sequence MAGGAFAPTSGKGKEYPGKFTGRVLLTCIFAATGDLIFGYDLGISGGVTSMDVFLKKFFPDVYKRESSVKPSDDQYCKFDSQILTLFTSSLYLSALVSSIFASMATRKYGRRPTMMTSGLLFAAGAIVNGLAMNVPMLIIGRLLLGFGIGCANQSVPIYLSEVAPYKYRGALNMTFQLFITIGILIANFLNFAFAKWIEGEMAWRLNLGGVIVPGLIIFIGSCLLPDTPNSEIERGNYDRAKEQLLKLRKVDNVDEEFNDLVEASEKAKLVQHAWLNIFERKYRPQLFFAFCIPMFQQLTGMNVIVFYAPILFKTIGFGSNASLFSSLITGIVNMLATFVSISTVDKFGRKKLFLYGGLQMLVSQIVITIAIAMKFGLSGNPGVISNGYAYTVVVFICVYVAAFAWSWGPLGWLVPSEIFPLEVRSTAQSITVSVNMIITFVIAQIFTAMLCHLKFGLFICFAVCVIVMSIVIYKLLPETKGVPIEEMTTVWRNHPHWSKYFYEDDAKFETNKSIVIGILLSLFLVFILRLA